Proteins encoded together in one Dermacentor variabilis isolate Ectoservices chromosome 2, ASM5094787v1, whole genome shotgun sequence window:
- the LOC142573366 gene encoding uncharacterized protein LOC142573366 encodes MTKENLYVLCPSYSEELVGPTRARYRAKIEMCDGINPYELCIGKDATPNVDLLPTVTHADIVNYLVLSTSHVTLQQMKAYKSLEGHNYFTSGWVKSIAAKQLASESVIVLSEVNHSQRLREVPLKVWILAKADGTVGTAHCTCMAGVGEACSHVAATLFAVETAVRLRDSVTCTEKKNTWLPAHIRNVEFRRLREIDFSSYKD; translated from the exons ATGACGAAAGAAAATTTGTACGTGCTTTGTCCATCATACTCTGAAGAGCTCGTAGGACCGACTCGGGCACGTTACAGAGCGAAGATCGAAATGTGTGACGGCATCAACCCTTATGAACTGTGCATTGGCAAGGACGCTACGCCGAACGTCGACTTGCTGCCCACCGTGACGCACGCCGACATCGTAAATTACTTGGTGCTTTCAACAAGTCACGTTACTTTGCAACAGATGAAGGCGTACAAATCCTTAGAAGGCCATAATTATTTTACGAGCGGATGGGTCAAGAGCATCGCAGCAAAGCAGCTGGCATCAGAGAGCGTCATCGTTTTGAGCGAG GTCAACCACTCTCAGCGCCTACGGGAGGTACCCCTTAAAGTGTGGATTCTTGCCAAAGCAGATGGAACTGTCGGGACAGCGCATTGCACGTGCATGGCAGGTGTAGGCGAAGCATGCTCGCATGTTGCTGCTACACTTTTTGCCGTAGAGACAGCTGTGAGGCTGAGGGACTCCGTTACTTGtactgaaaagaaaaatacatggcTGCCAGCTCATATCCGGAATGTTGAATTCCGAAGGCTAAGGGAAATCGACTTTTCTTCg TACAAGGACTAG